The Mycolicibacterium smegmatis genome has a window encoding:
- a CDS encoding phage holin family protein yields the protein MQPKPTVDTPIGELMSQLSAQTSRLVRDEMRLAQKEFTESAKHAGIGAGLFSAAGLIAVFGLAGVVTAAIAALALALPVWAAALIVAVVLFAIAGITALISKKQIDQASPTPEMTVANVKQDIHEVQDEVRTGRHGQ from the coding sequence ATGCAACCGAAACCCACTGTCGACACGCCGATCGGCGAACTGATGAGCCAGCTATCGGCACAGACCTCGCGGCTGGTCCGCGACGAGATGCGTTTGGCGCAAAAAGAATTCACCGAGTCGGCCAAGCATGCCGGCATCGGCGCGGGCCTGTTCAGCGCCGCGGGACTGATCGCGGTGTTCGGTCTCGCCGGTGTGGTGACCGCGGCGATCGCCGCGCTGGCCTTGGCACTTCCGGTGTGGGCCGCGGCGCTGATCGTCGCGGTCGTCCTGTTCGCGATCGCCGGGATCACCGCTCTGATCAGCAAGAAGCAGATCGATCAGGCGTCACCGACCCCCGAGATGACGGTCGCCAACGTCAAACAGGACATCCACGAGGTCCAGGACGAAGTGAGGACAGGTCGCCATGGCCAGTGA
- a CDS encoding dynamin-like GTPase family protein encodes MSTGDQVRAILRGTVQAYRGDPAYRHRPDVHNELERIGWQLNQPIRIALAGTLKAGKSTLVNALLGEEIAPTDATEATRIVTWFRHGPTPKVTANHRGGRRFNVPIVRDPHDRGLTFRFDGLDPGEILDLDVEWPAVELIDTTIIDTPGTSSLSQDVSERTYRLLVPDDGVPRVDAVVFLLRTLNAADIALLKQIGELVGGSSGALGVIGVASRADEIGAGRIDAMMSAKDVAKRFTAEMDKTGICQAVVPVSGLLAVTARTLRQSEFVALEKLAGVDPAELAKAMLSVDRFVREDSALPVDAATRAALLDRFGMFGIRISIAVLRAGVSDSVALADELLERSGLIALRDVIDQQFAQRSELLKAHTALLSLRQFVQHNPIYATPYILADIEPLLADTHAFEELRLLSQLRSRPTTLNEDEMASLRRIIGGSGTDAASRLGLTPDAPYDGPRAAFAAAQRWRRRAEHPLNDPFTTRACRAAVRSAEALVAEYAARQR; translated from the coding sequence GTGAGCACGGGGGATCAGGTGCGCGCGATCCTGCGCGGCACCGTCCAGGCATATCGTGGCGATCCGGCATACCGTCACCGCCCCGACGTGCACAACGAGCTCGAGCGCATCGGGTGGCAGCTCAACCAGCCGATCCGCATCGCGTTGGCAGGCACACTCAAAGCCGGCAAGTCGACGCTGGTCAACGCGCTGCTCGGCGAGGAAATCGCCCCGACTGATGCCACGGAGGCCACCCGGATCGTCACGTGGTTCCGGCACGGCCCGACGCCCAAGGTGACCGCCAACCACCGCGGCGGCCGGCGGTTCAACGTTCCGATCGTGCGCGACCCCCACGACCGCGGCCTGACGTTCCGCTTCGACGGCCTGGACCCCGGCGAGATCCTGGACCTGGACGTCGAGTGGCCCGCCGTCGAACTCATCGACACCACGATCATCGACACCCCGGGGACGTCGTCGCTGTCGCAGGACGTCTCCGAACGCACCTACCGGTTGCTGGTGCCCGACGACGGCGTGCCCCGCGTCGACGCCGTGGTGTTCTTGCTGCGCACCCTCAACGCCGCCGACATCGCGCTGCTCAAGCAGATCGGCGAACTCGTCGGTGGCTCGTCCGGGGCGCTCGGCGTCATCGGCGTCGCGTCGCGCGCCGACGAGATCGGGGCGGGCCGCATCGACGCGATGATGTCGGCGAAGGACGTCGCCAAGCGGTTCACCGCCGAGATGGACAAGACCGGCATCTGCCAGGCCGTCGTGCCGGTGTCCGGGCTGCTCGCGGTGACCGCCCGCACGCTGCGGCAGAGCGAGTTCGTCGCGCTCGAGAAGCTGGCCGGTGTCGACCCGGCCGAACTGGCCAAGGCCATGCTGTCGGTCGACCGCTTCGTCCGAGAGGACAGCGCACTGCCCGTGGATGCCGCGACGCGGGCGGCGCTGCTGGACCGGTTCGGCATGTTCGGGATCCGGATCTCGATCGCGGTGCTGCGCGCCGGGGTGTCCGATTCGGTGGCGCTGGCCGACGAACTGCTCGAACGCAGCGGCCTGATCGCGCTGCGCGACGTCATCGACCAGCAGTTCGCGCAGCGGTCGGAGCTGCTCAAGGCCCACACCGCCCTGCTTTCGTTGCGGCAGTTCGTGCAGCACAACCCCATCTACGCGACGCCCTACATCCTGGCTGACATCGAACCGCTGCTGGCCGACACCCATGCGTTCGAGGAACTGCGGCTGCTGAGCCAGCTGAGGTCACGTCCGACCACGCTCAACGAGGACGAGATGGCCTCGCTGCGCCGCATCATCGGCGGCTCGGGCACCGACGCCGCGAGTCGTCTCGGCCTGACCCCCGACGCGCCGTACGACGGACCGCGTGCGGCGTTCGCGGCCGCGCAGCGCTGGCGACGACGTGCCGAGCATCCGCTGAACGATCCGTTCACCACCCGCGCGTGCCGGGCCGCGGTGCGCAGCGCCGAGGCGCTGGTCGCCGAATACGCCGCGCGTCAGCGCTGA